One region of Salvelinus sp. IW2-2015 unplaced genomic scaffold, ASM291031v2 Un_scaffold961, whole genome shotgun sequence genomic DNA includes:
- the LOC112069287 gene encoding G-protein coupled receptor 6, which translates to MNETFLGNDTVATATSAGKAFPRMEANYPERNGSLELSAAPQDFPINPWDIMLCMSGTVIACENSIVVAIIFYTPTLRTPMFVLIGSLATADLLAGMGLILNFVFQYVISSETISLITVGFLVASFTASISSLLAITVDRYFSLYNALTYFSEKTLHYVHLMLVGTWGVSMCLGLLPVLGWNCLDDPNSCSIVRPLTRSNVTLLAVSFFVIFILMLTLYFKICKIVCHHAHQIALQKHFFTASHYVATKKGVSTLAIILGTFGASWLPFAIYCLVGEREYPLVYTYATLLPATYNSMINPIIYAYRNAEIQRSLYVLFCGCFQTNVAYRSRSPSEV; encoded by the coding sequence ATGAACGAGACTTTCCTCGGTAACGACACTGTTGCGACGGCCACGTCGGCTGGAAAGGCTTTCCCGCGTATGGAGGCCAACTATCCAGAGAGAAACGGTAGCCTGGAACTATCCGCCGCCCCGCAGGACTTCCCCATCAACCCGTGGGACATCATGCTTTGCATGTCGGGCACCGTCATCGCCTGTGAGAACAGCATCGTGGTGGCTATCATATTCTATACGCCCACCCTGCGCACCCCCATGTTCGTGCTCATAGGGAGCCTGGCCACTGCGGATTTACTGGCAGGCATGGGATTAATCCTCAACTTCGTGTTCCAGTACGTCATCTCCTCAGAGACTATCAGCCTTATTACTGTTGGGTTCCTAGTGGCCTCCTTCACGGCGTCCATCAGTAGCCTGCTGGCTATAACGGTGGACCGGTACTTCTCTCTCTACAACGCACTGACTTACTTCTCAGAGAAGACGCTCCACTATGTGCACCTGATGCTGGTGGGCACGTGGGGCGTGTCTATGTGCCTGGGCCTGCTACCGGTGCTGGGCTGGAACTGTCTGGACGACCCGAACTCGTGCAGCATCGTGCGCCCGCTCACTCGCAGCAACGTGACATTGTTGGCGGTCTCCTTCTTCGTCATCTTCATACTCATGCTGACTCTTTACTTCAAGATCTGCAAGATCGTATGCCACCACGCGCACCAGATCGCTCTTCAGAAGCACTTCTTCACTGCCTCGCACTACGTGGCCACCAAGAAGGGCGTGTCCACGCTGGCCATCATCCTGGGCACCTTTGGCGCGAGCTGGCTGCCCTTCGCTATTTACTGCCTGGTGGGAGAGCGCGAGTATCCGTTGGTGTACACGTACGCCACGCTGCTTCCCGCCACCTACAACTCCATGATCAACCCAATAATCTACGCCTACCGTAATGCCGAGATCCAGCGCTCGCTCTATGTCCTCTTCTGCGGCTGCTTTCAGACCAACGTAGCCTACCGCTCCAGGTCACCCAGTGAAGTTTAG